GGGGTCGGCGAGGTGGGGTGGAGCGGGGAGTACAGGTTGTAACGTAGGAGGAGGGGTGGGGGAAGGGGGGAGAGTGATCGGATAGGGGGGGAAACGGGGGTGGGGCTTGGCTGGTGCTGGTGCTCGTGCTCGTGCTCGGCCTCGTGCTCGTGCTCGGTCTCGTGCTCGTGCTCGTGCTCGTGCTCGTGCTCGACCTCGACCTCGGACTCGACCTCGGACTCGTGCTCGTGCTCGTGCTCGTGCTCGTGCTCGGCCTCGACCTCGTGCTCGGACTCGGCCTCGACCTTGGCCTCGACCTCGACCTCGTCGCTCGCCTGGGGGGATGTCAGGGTGTACGTTTCGAACAGGTTGGAAGGAGATGGGGCGGCCCCTTCGAAAACCCACGGATATGGGACGTGTCATTGGCGAGTGCGCCATAACCTTATGAGAAACAAGGTGATTCGATGATCCCTGGGTTCGATGTTCACGGTCTGATTCCGGCGATTCGGCCGGGTGCTGAGGCGCATTCAAACGAGCGTGCACCCTTTCCGACGGATATGTTGACCTTTTGTCAGCGTTTTGGTGGGACTGCGGAACGTCGCCGTATTCTGACGGGTCTGTTGGAGCTGCGGGAAGCGCTGCGAACCCTTGGAATTGTGGAGGGGTACCAGTGGCTCGATGGGAGTTTCGTCGAGGATGTGGAGTTTTTGCAGGGCCGGCCACCGAATGATATCGACGTGGTGACGTTCGCGGTGCTGGGCGATGAAGCTTCGCAGCGGGAGAAATTCGGGGCGAATCCTGAAGTGTTAAACCCGGGCAGTAAGACGCGCTTCAAGGTGGACCACTACATCCTTGCGACAGACTGCATGCTGGATGAGGCGTACGCGCGACGTATCGGCTACTGGCACTCGATGTGGTCCCATCAACGAGAGACCATGCGGCTTAAGGGCTTTGTCTCGGTCAATCTGGCATCGAATGATGAGGAGGCCCTTGTCTGGCTTGGCGCGCAGATTGGTCACGAGGGAGGTGCTATATGAGCCACAACGAGCTGAAATTTTTGCGCACTGAGATCGGTACGCTCACGCGCTTTCTAGAAGATC
This region of Lujinxingia litoralis genomic DNA includes:
- a CDS encoding DUF6932 family protein, which codes for MIPGFDVHGLIPAIRPGAEAHSNERAPFPTDMLTFCQRFGGTAERRRILTGLLELREALRTLGIVEGYQWLDGSFVEDVEFLQGRPPNDIDVVTFAVLGDEASQREKFGANPEVLNPGSKTRFKVDHYILATDCMLDEAYARRIGYWHSMWSHQRETMRLKGFVSVNLASNDEEALVWLGAQIGHEGGAI